A region of Rhizobium grahamii DNA encodes the following proteins:
- a CDS encoding ABC transporter substrate-binding protein: protein MRMKSILSRRAFTALAGAAVIATAMPVTTFAADVTIPIIVKDTTSFYWQIVLAGARKAGEDLGVKVPELGAQAESDVNGQISILENAVAGKPAAIVISPTEFKALGKPIDEAAKSVPIIGIDSAADSKAFKSFLTTDNVQGGRIAADGLAAAIKEMTGKEEGEVVILTNLPGVGSLEQRREGFLDQIKTKHPGLKVIADKYGDGQATTGLNMMTDLITANPNLVGAFASNLILGQGVGQAIAENKLGDKIKVIAFDSDDKTVGFLKDGSLAGLVVQDPYRMGYDGVKTALAVSKGEKVEENVDTGANLVTKANMSDPKIDALLNPKIK from the coding sequence ATGCGCATGAAGTCCATTCTGTCACGCAGAGCCTTCACCGCTCTTGCCGGCGCGGCTGTGATCGCCACGGCGATGCCGGTCACGACCTTTGCAGCCGATGTGACGATCCCGATCATCGTCAAGGACACGACGTCCTTCTACTGGCAGATTGTTCTCGCCGGCGCCCGCAAGGCTGGCGAGGATCTCGGCGTCAAGGTGCCGGAACTCGGCGCGCAGGCTGAGTCCGACGTCAACGGCCAGATCAGCATTCTCGAGAACGCCGTCGCCGGCAAGCCGGCCGCGATCGTCATCTCGCCGACCGAATTCAAGGCGCTCGGCAAGCCGATCGACGAAGCCGCCAAGTCTGTTCCGATCATCGGCATCGACTCGGCTGCTGACTCAAAGGCCTTCAAGTCGTTCCTGACCACCGACAACGTCCAGGGTGGCCGCATCGCCGCTGACGGTCTTGCCGCCGCCATCAAGGAAATGACCGGCAAGGAAGAAGGCGAAGTCGTCATCCTCACCAACCTGCCGGGCGTCGGCTCGCTCGAACAGCGCCGCGAAGGCTTCCTCGATCAGATCAAGACGAAGCATCCGGGACTCAAGGTCATCGCCGACAAGTACGGTGACGGCCAGGCAACGACCGGTCTCAACATGATGACCGACCTGATCACCGCCAACCCCAACCTCGTGGGTGCGTTCGCTTCGAACCTCATCCTCGGCCAGGGTGTCGGCCAGGCAATCGCCGAAAACAAGCTCGGCGACAAGATCAAGGTCATCGCCTTCGACAGCGACGACAAGACGGTCGGCTTCCTCAAGGACGGCTCGCTCGCCGGCCTCGTCGTTCAAGACCCCTATCGCATGGGCTATGACGGCGTGAAGACCGCGCTCGCCGTATCGAAGGGCGAGAAGGTTGAGGAGAACGTCGACACCGGCGCAAACCTCGTCACCAAGGCGAACATGAGCGATCCGAAGATCGACGCTCTGCTGAACCCGAAGATCAAGTAA
- a CDS encoding RbsD/FucU family protein gives MLKGIHPVLSPDLLLAIARMGHGDEIVIADANFPSSSMGPEVIRADGVTATVMAEAILTHLPLDTFVPEAAWRMEVVGDPKAVPEVCTEFQNIVNARAGDYPIATLERFAFYERSRKAAYIVATTEFRLYGNLILKKGVVHPHEVFTG, from the coding sequence ATGCTCAAAGGTATTCATCCCGTTCTCAGCCCCGATCTCCTTCTGGCGATCGCCCGCATGGGCCATGGCGACGAAATCGTTATCGCCGATGCCAATTTCCCGTCCAGCAGCATGGGACCGGAAGTGATCCGCGCCGACGGCGTCACCGCAACTGTGATGGCGGAAGCGATCCTGACGCACCTGCCGCTCGATACCTTCGTGCCGGAGGCTGCCTGGCGGATGGAAGTCGTCGGCGATCCGAAGGCGGTGCCGGAGGTATGCACCGAGTTTCAGAACATCGTGAATGCGCGTGCCGGCGACTATCCCATTGCGACGCTTGAGCGCTTCGCCTTTTACGAGCGCTCGCGGAAGGCCGCCTATATCGTCGCAACGACGGAATTCAGGCTCTATGGCAATCTCATTCTCAAGAAGGGTGTCGTGCACCCGCATGAGGTCTTCACCGGATAA
- a CDS encoding UxaA family hydrolase → MNKDPWIILSAGDNVAVATAAIPAGAMVAGVETREKIDPGHKIALADIELGQPVVKYGQAIGRTTEDVKAGDHVHSHNLHFENDRLAATANAAPEEASAADKARTFMGYKRADGRVATRNYIGIIASVNCSTTVCRAIADEANRTILPHYEGIDGFVPIVHDQGCGMSSTGDGMAVLHRTLAGYTRHVNFGGVLMIGLGCEVNQLTLYGQSGAGNSKRHFNIQDAGGSRRAVERAMGMLREIAADVGKERRVALPISEIIIGLQCGGSDGFSGITANPALGIAADLLAAAGGTAILSETSEIYGAEHLLRSRAVSDDVARKLDEKIAWWEKYVAMHGASLDNNPSPGNKRGGLTTILEKSLGAVAKGGRSPLTAVYGYAERVTAPGLVFMDTPGYDPVSATGQVAGGANMIAFTTGRGSCFGCRPAPSIKLSSNSALYASMEEDMDIDCGTIATGDISISAKGREIFDLIIDTASGKKTKSEEFGYGDNEFVPWHLGATL, encoded by the coding sequence TTGAACAAGGACCCTTGGATCATCCTGTCGGCTGGAGACAATGTTGCGGTTGCCACGGCTGCCATTCCCGCAGGCGCGATGGTTGCCGGCGTTGAAACGCGCGAGAAGATCGACCCCGGCCACAAGATCGCGCTCGCCGACATCGAACTTGGCCAGCCGGTGGTTAAGTACGGCCAGGCGATCGGGCGCACCACTGAAGACGTCAAGGCCGGCGATCACGTTCACAGCCACAATCTGCACTTCGAAAACGATCGCCTTGCGGCCACCGCCAATGCGGCGCCGGAGGAAGCCAGCGCCGCCGACAAAGCGCGCACCTTCATGGGCTACAAGCGTGCCGACGGGCGCGTGGCGACCCGCAATTATATCGGCATCATTGCCAGCGTGAACTGTTCCACCACCGTCTGTCGTGCCATCGCCGACGAGGCGAACCGCACGATCCTGCCCCATTACGAAGGGATCGACGGCTTCGTCCCGATCGTGCACGACCAGGGCTGCGGTATGAGCTCCACCGGCGACGGTATGGCGGTCCTGCACCGCACGCTCGCCGGCTATACGCGCCACGTCAATTTCGGCGGCGTGCTGATGATCGGTCTCGGCTGTGAAGTAAACCAGCTGACGCTCTACGGCCAAAGCGGCGCAGGCAACTCGAAGCGTCACTTCAACATTCAGGATGCCGGCGGTTCCCGCCGTGCAGTCGAGCGGGCCATGGGCATGTTGCGGGAGATCGCAGCCGATGTCGGCAAGGAACGGCGCGTCGCACTGCCGATCAGCGAGATCATCATCGGCCTGCAATGCGGTGGTTCCGATGGCTTCTCCGGCATCACGGCCAATCCTGCACTGGGGATTGCGGCAGACCTTCTGGCTGCGGCCGGCGGCACGGCCATTCTCTCCGAAACCTCCGAGATTTATGGCGCCGAACATCTTCTGCGCAGCCGCGCCGTCAGCGACGACGTTGCAAGGAAGCTCGACGAGAAGATCGCGTGGTGGGAGAAGTATGTCGCCATGCACGGCGCTTCGCTGGACAACAACCCATCGCCCGGCAACAAGCGGGGCGGCCTGACGACCATTCTCGAGAAATCGCTGGGCGCCGTCGCAAAGGGCGGCCGCTCGCCTCTGACGGCGGTCTATGGCTACGCCGAGCGCGTGACGGCTCCCGGCCTCGTTTTCATGGATACGCCCGGCTACGATCCGGTTTCGGCAACGGGCCAGGTGGCCGGCGGCGCGAACATGATCGCGTTCACCACCGGTCGCGGTAGCTGTTTCGGCTGTCGCCCGGCGCCGTCGATCAAGCTTTCGAGCAACTCTGCGCTCTATGCTTCCATGGAAGAGGACATGGACATCGACTGCGGCACCATCGCCACCGGGGACATTTCGATCAGCGCCAAGGGCCGCGAGATTTTCGATCTGATCATCGACACGGCCTCGGGCAAGAAAACCAAGAGCGAGGAGTTCGGCTACGGCGATAACGAATTTGTGCCGTGGCATCTTGGAGCGACGCTCTAG
- a CDS encoding GntR family transcriptional regulator, translating to MARQNTVFKEAYNRYVATLRTDEALPSEPEIASRLGISRSTARAILARLSDEGIIRWNKRQKIVLRDPSRDDFFPSEETDSLHDIIERSFMQRILSDDAAPGMQINELELAREIGTGTTSVREFLIRFSRFGLIEKRPNSHWILKGFTREFALELADVREMFELHSAAEFGRLPADNEAWEALARIKDDHRAMLVDFDNRYKEFSALDERFHLLIHGASRNRFIADFYDAIAIIFHYHYQWNKAFARERNERAIHEHLDYISALEARDPQAIERACRLHLRSARQTLLQSLPQSMSDAEARTA from the coding sequence ATGGCAAGGCAAAACACGGTCTTCAAGGAAGCCTACAACCGCTATGTGGCGACGTTGCGGACCGATGAGGCCCTGCCGTCGGAACCCGAGATCGCAAGCCGGCTGGGGATCAGCCGCAGCACCGCGCGCGCCATCCTCGCGCGCCTCAGCGACGAGGGCATCATCCGCTGGAACAAGCGCCAGAAGATCGTGCTTCGCGATCCCTCTCGCGATGATTTCTTCCCGTCGGAGGAAACCGATTCACTGCATGACATCATCGAGCGCAGCTTCATGCAGCGCATTCTCTCCGACGATGCTGCGCCCGGCATGCAGATCAACGAGCTCGAGCTTGCGCGCGAGATCGGCACCGGAACGACCAGTGTGCGCGAGTTCCTGATCCGCTTCTCGCGCTTCGGCCTGATCGAGAAACGGCCGAACAGCCACTGGATATTGAAGGGCTTCACACGCGAGTTCGCGCTGGAACTCGCCGATGTCAGGGAGATGTTCGAGCTGCATTCGGCCGCAGAGTTCGGCAGGCTGCCTGCCGATAACGAAGCCTGGGAGGCGCTGGCGCGGATCAAGGACGACCACCGGGCAATGCTTGTCGATTTCGACAACCGCTACAAGGAGTTCTCGGCGCTCGACGAGCGCTTCCATCTCCTGATCCACGGAGCATCGAGAAACCGCTTCATTGCCGATTTCTACGACGCGATCGCCATCATCTTCCATTATCACTATCAGTGGAACAAGGCCTTTGCCCGCGAGCGAAACGAGCGCGCCATCCACGAGCACCTCGACTACATCTCAGCCCTTGAGGCGCGTGATCCACAGGCGATCGAGCGGGCCTGCCGCCTGCATCTGCGTTCCGCGCGCCAGACCCTCCTGCAGTCGCTGCCGCAGTCCATGTCGGACGCCGAAGCCCGCACGGCCTGA
- a CDS encoding copper homeostasis protein CutC, which produces MTILLEVCVDSPRGLAAAIEGGADRIELCSALEVGGLTPLAGLMKAAASAPIPVYAMIRPHAGPFVFDAADEVAMMADIDAVRAFGLAGVVIGANRPDGTLDMPLIHRLKAHAAGLGSTLHRAFDLVPDPDAALDQAIELGCERILTSGCVPKAFDGIDTLARLSRKAAGRISIMPGSGVRPTNAAEILRATGAREIHGSCSTPVASVDARAVAFGFEAPAANRTDSAVVRQMRQTIDAI; this is translated from the coding sequence GTGACAATTCTGCTGGAAGTGTGCGTCGACAGCCCAAGGGGCCTCGCTGCGGCGATCGAGGGAGGTGCCGACCGCATCGAGCTTTGCTCCGCGCTCGAAGTCGGCGGCCTGACGCCGCTCGCTGGCCTGATGAAGGCGGCTGCTTCCGCCCCTATCCCGGTCTACGCGATGATCCGGCCACACGCCGGCCCCTTCGTCTTCGACGCCGCCGACGAAGTCGCCATGATGGCCGATATCGACGCTGTCAGGGCATTCGGCCTTGCCGGCGTCGTCATCGGCGCCAATCGGCCGGACGGTACGCTCGATATGCCGCTGATCCACCGGCTGAAAGCTCACGCCGCAGGGCTCGGCTCGACCCTGCACCGCGCATTCGATCTCGTGCCGGATCCCGACGCGGCTCTCGATCAGGCAATCGAACTTGGCTGTGAACGCATCCTGACCTCAGGCTGCGTGCCGAAGGCGTTTGACGGGATCGACACGCTTGCCCGTCTGTCGCGAAAGGCGGCCGGTCGTATCTCGATCATGCCCGGCAGCGGCGTGCGACCGACCAACGCGGCGGAAATCCTTCGCGCGACCGGTGCGCGCGAGATTCATGGATCCTGCAGCACGCCGGTCGCCAGCGTCGATGCACGTGCCGTCGCCTTCGGTTTCGAGGCGCCCGCCGCCAACCGAACGGATAGTGCTGTTGTCCGTCAGATGCGGCAGACGATCGACGCGATCTAA
- a CDS encoding zinc-binding alcohol dehydrogenase family protein, translating into MKAVLCQEPGVLELVDRPSPGTPEAGWVRLAVSHVGICGTDYHIFEGKHPFLEYPRVMGHEISATVLEAGDGVALAVGTPVIVNPYLSCGSCVACRQGKPNCCTNIKVLGVHTDGAFCEEISVPAGNLYPAEGVSLEAAATTEFLAIGAHAVRRSMAPAGSRSLVIGAGPIGLGAAIFSRISGHEVTLLDTSQERLRMAADRFGFSSGIIAGEGAAEAVKAKTEGDGFDVVFDATGYGPSMEKAFSFVAHGGALVLVSVVKDDIRFSDPEFHKREMMVIGSRNATQVDFEHVADSIAKGLVPVDQLITHRTTLTNTPEDLARWAHEKAGLIKAVIKVAD; encoded by the coding sequence ATGAAAGCAGTGCTTTGCCAAGAACCCGGTGTCCTCGAGCTCGTGGACCGCCCTTCCCCCGGCACGCCTGAAGCCGGCTGGGTGCGCCTTGCCGTCAGTCACGTCGGCATCTGCGGCACCGACTACCACATCTTCGAGGGCAAGCATCCGTTCCTCGAATATCCGCGCGTCATGGGGCACGAAATCTCGGCAACGGTTCTGGAGGCGGGCGATGGTGTCGCCCTTGCCGTCGGCACGCCGGTCATCGTCAATCCCTACCTCTCGTGCGGCAGTTGTGTTGCATGCCGCCAGGGCAAGCCGAACTGCTGCACCAACATCAAGGTGCTGGGTGTTCATACCGACGGTGCGTTCTGCGAAGAGATCAGTGTGCCGGCGGGCAATCTCTATCCCGCGGAGGGCGTGAGCCTGGAGGCGGCGGCGACAACCGAGTTTCTGGCGATCGGCGCCCATGCGGTTCGCCGCTCCATGGCGCCAGCGGGATCGCGCTCGCTCGTTATCGGCGCCGGCCCGATCGGGCTGGGTGCCGCGATCTTCTCGCGGATATCAGGCCATGAGGTTACCTTGCTAGACACCAGCCAGGAGCGGCTGCGGATGGCAGCCGACCGGTTCGGTTTCTCGTCAGGCATTATTGCCGGCGAAGGTGCCGCGGAAGCCGTCAAGGCGAAGACAGAGGGCGACGGTTTCGATGTCGTCTTCGACGCTACCGGCTATGGCCCGTCGATGGAGAAGGCCTTCAGCTTCGTCGCGCACGGCGGCGCGCTGGTGCTGGTCAGCGTGGTCAAGGACGATATCCGCTTCTCCGATCCAGAGTTTCACAAGCGCGAAATGATGGTGATCGGCAGCCGCAATGCGACCCAGGTGGACTTCGAGCATGTCGCGGATTCGATCGCCAAGGGCCTCGTGCCCGTCGACCAATTGATCACGCACCGAACCACGCTCACGAACACGCCGGAAGACCTGGCGCGCTGGGCGCATGAAAAGGCTGGCCTGATCAAGGCGGTGATAAAGGTCGCGGATTAG
- a CDS encoding ABC transporter permease gives MTVTPTDIAAPPPRRKVNILFGLTLIGLLAFLWIVLGFVTVSFWTPLNISNLLRQGAMTAILALGQTFVIITAGIDLSVGAIVGFCTVILAWLLQAGFPVWASILITLLIGVGIGVFHGFGIVKMGLPPFIITLATLTSLRGIGLLITNGSTINIVNEPFTNFARADFLGVPSLFWMVILVAVPSYIFLHLSRWGRYLFAVGSNREAARLSGVRVNGIIYMAYILSATFAAFVGVLLASRIAIGNATQADGWELQAIASSVIGGTSLFGAVGSVHGPLIGAFILATINNGANLLNVNSFWQRIITGLLIIVIVYFDQLRRRRNP, from the coding sequence ATGACCGTAACCCCCACCGATATCGCCGCACCGCCGCCGCGCCGGAAAGTGAACATCCTCTTCGGCCTGACCCTTATCGGTCTCCTGGCCTTTCTCTGGATCGTGCTCGGATTCGTCACAGTGAGCTTCTGGACGCCGCTGAATATCTCGAACCTGCTGCGCCAGGGCGCGATGACCGCCATCCTGGCACTCGGCCAGACCTTCGTGATCATCACTGCCGGCATCGACCTCTCCGTCGGTGCGATCGTCGGCTTCTGCACCGTTATCCTCGCCTGGCTGTTGCAGGCCGGTTTTCCGGTATGGGCGTCGATCCTGATCACCCTGCTGATCGGTGTCGGCATCGGCGTTTTCCATGGCTTCGGTATCGTGAAGATGGGACTGCCGCCCTTCATCATCACGCTGGCAACGCTGACGTCGCTTCGCGGTATCGGCCTTCTCATCACCAACGGTTCGACCATCAACATCGTCAACGAGCCCTTCACCAACTTTGCCCGCGCGGATTTCCTCGGCGTGCCGAGCCTGTTCTGGATGGTCATTCTCGTCGCGGTGCCGTCCTATATCTTCCTGCATCTCAGCCGCTGGGGTCGCTATCTCTTCGCCGTCGGTTCAAACCGTGAGGCGGCGCGTCTTTCGGGCGTGCGGGTGAACGGCATCATCTACATGGCCTATATTCTCTCGGCGACTTTCGCCGCCTTCGTCGGCGTCCTTCTGGCGTCGCGCATCGCGATCGGCAACGCGACGCAGGCCGACGGATGGGAACTCCAGGCGATCGCCTCCTCGGTCATCGGCGGCACCAGCCTGTTCGGTGCGGTCGGCTCCGTCCACGGTCCGCTGATCGGCGCCTTCATTCTGGCGACCATCAACAACGGTGCGAACCTGCTCAACGTCAACTCGTTCTGGCAGCGTATCATCACCGGCCTGCTGATCATCGTGATCGTCTACTTCGATCAGCTGCGCCGCCGCCGCAACCCGTAA
- a CDS encoding flagellin, translating into MTSIVTNTSAANALQALRSLNSGLQQAQGRVSSGLRVESAADNAAYWSIATTMRSDNKALSAVSDALGLGAATVDTAYSAMSQAIDVMSEIKARFVAATEAGVDKTKINEELDQLKAQLRSTAQSASFSGQNWLYMNSPEDNVDRSVTSGFTREADGSVSLQSLTYNLYSDWDTPNVSFLVDDESGDAGIVTNSAYADRLGTASDWVLFNGERHQVHREMVLTDATTTDEIQEMLQVTETMTAKMTEVGSRLGSLSKGIAMQQAFASNLQDSISSGIGRLVDADMETESSKLAALQTQQQLATQSLSIANRAPQNILSLFQ; encoded by the coding sequence ATGACTTCCATAGTCACGAACACGTCTGCAGCGAACGCGCTTCAGGCGCTTCGATCGCTCAACTCTGGACTGCAGCAGGCGCAGGGCCGGGTATCGTCAGGCCTCCGCGTCGAAAGCGCCGCCGACAACGCTGCCTACTGGTCGATCGCAACGACGATGCGCTCCGACAACAAGGCTCTCTCAGCAGTCAGCGACGCCTTGGGGCTTGGAGCGGCAACCGTCGATACGGCCTATTCAGCAATGTCGCAGGCAATAGACGTGATGTCTGAGATCAAGGCCAGGTTCGTTGCCGCGACGGAGGCGGGCGTCGACAAGACGAAGATCAACGAGGAACTCGATCAGCTGAAGGCGCAACTGCGCAGCACCGCGCAATCAGCGTCTTTCTCCGGCCAGAACTGGCTCTACATGAACTCGCCTGAAGACAATGTGGATCGGTCGGTCACCTCGGGCTTCACGCGTGAAGCGGACGGCAGTGTGTCGCTCCAGAGCTTGACCTATAACCTCTACTCCGATTGGGATACGCCGAACGTCTCGTTCCTAGTCGACGATGAAAGCGGCGATGCCGGCATTGTCACCAACTCCGCCTATGCTGACCGTCTCGGAACCGCCAGTGACTGGGTGCTGTTCAACGGAGAGCGCCATCAGGTCCATCGCGAGATGGTTCTGACGGATGCGACGACGACCGACGAGATCCAGGAGATGCTACAGGTAACGGAGACGATGACAGCAAAGATGACCGAGGTCGGTTCTCGCCTCGGCTCGCTCTCGAAAGGCATTGCCATGCAGCAGGCCTTTGCATCCAACCTACAGGATTCGATTTCATCCGGCATCGGACGTCTCGTTGACGCCGATATGGAAACAGAATCCAGCAAGCTGGCCGCTCTTCAGACACAACAACAGCTAGCGACCCAATCGCTTTCGATCGCAAACCGTGCGCCGCAGAACATTCTAAGCTTATTTCAATAG
- a CDS encoding sugar ABC transporter ATP-binding protein — MSLEEVSHRHDDSATRKEADRVPAGAPILELKGLQKNYGYVQALKPATMTFLAGEIHAIVGENGAGKSTLIKLLTGVITRTAGEILWCGHPVALATPNEAIARGINAVHQEVVLCPHLTVAANLFLGDEVNKFGLMRKKEMEKMAQAVLDDLGFGLPAGVPLSDLTIGQQQLVATARAAMRGTQFLIFDEPTAYLTRQESAQLFKLIRRLQGEGVTIVYISHRMEEVFELADRVSVLRDGTHVGTRTIGETNENELIALMINRSIEQIYHKEEIPIGETILDVRGLSGPGFENVSLTVKSGQIVGLYGLIGAGRSEFALGLYGREKTTGDIHWMGKKVDIKDERTAMELGIALAPESRRDQGLCLNLPIGLNINLPVFKRLSKGPVISHSEESQNADQQIRDLAIKTPSRRVLVSAMSGGNQQKVVIGKWLSHGARLFIFDEPTVGVDVGTKAEIYRLFAKLLKQGAGIILISSYLPEVYELADRLHVFRRGQLVASHDFHAATHEEVLSEAIGV; from the coding sequence ATGAGCCTGGAAGAGGTCAGTCATCGACACGATGACAGCGCCACGCGGAAGGAGGCAGACCGCGTTCCGGCGGGTGCCCCAATCCTCGAACTCAAGGGATTGCAGAAGAATTACGGATACGTCCAGGCGCTGAAGCCGGCGACGATGACATTTCTGGCCGGCGAGATCCACGCGATCGTTGGCGAAAACGGCGCGGGAAAGTCGACACTGATCAAGCTTCTGACGGGCGTGATTACCCGCACGGCAGGCGAGATCCTCTGGTGCGGACATCCGGTTGCGCTTGCAACGCCGAACGAGGCGATCGCCCGCGGCATCAACGCGGTTCACCAGGAAGTCGTGCTTTGCCCGCACCTGACGGTCGCGGCCAATCTGTTTCTCGGCGACGAGGTCAACAAGTTTGGCCTGATGCGCAAGAAGGAGATGGAGAAGATGGCGCAGGCCGTTCTCGACGATCTCGGCTTCGGGCTTCCCGCCGGCGTCCCGCTCAGCGACCTGACAATCGGCCAGCAGCAGCTTGTCGCAACCGCACGCGCTGCCATGCGCGGTACGCAGTTTCTGATTTTCGATGAGCCGACCGCCTATCTGACACGACAGGAATCGGCACAGCTTTTCAAGCTGATCCGCCGCCTGCAGGGCGAAGGCGTGACCATCGTCTATATCAGCCACCGCATGGAAGAGGTGTTCGAGCTTGCCGATCGCGTTTCGGTGCTGCGCGACGGTACGCATGTCGGCACGCGAACCATCGGCGAGACCAACGAGAACGAGTTGATCGCCTTGATGATCAACCGCTCGATCGAGCAGATCTACCACAAGGAGGAGATCCCGATCGGCGAGACGATCCTCGACGTGCGCGGGCTGTCAGGACCGGGCTTCGAGAATGTGTCGCTGACCGTCAAGTCCGGGCAGATCGTTGGGCTCTACGGTCTCATCGGCGCGGGCCGCAGCGAGTTCGCGCTTGGTCTCTACGGGCGCGAAAAGACGACCGGCGATATCCACTGGATGGGCAAGAAGGTCGACATCAAGGACGAGCGCACGGCGATGGAGCTCGGGATCGCGCTTGCGCCGGAGAGCCGTCGCGACCAGGGCCTCTGCCTCAACCTGCCGATCGGGCTCAACATCAATCTCCCGGTCTTCAAGCGGCTGAGCAAGGGCCCAGTCATCAGCCACAGCGAGGAATCACAGAACGCCGACCAGCAGATCCGTGACCTGGCGATCAAGACGCCGAGCCGGCGTGTGCTGGTCTCCGCCATGTCTGGCGGCAATCAGCAGAAGGTCGTCATCGGCAAATGGCTGAGCCACGGCGCGCGGCTGTTCATTTTCGACGAGCCGACAGTCGGTGTAGACGTCGGCACGAAGGCGGAAATCTACCGGCTGTTTGCCAAGCTCCTGAAACAGGGCGCCGGGATCATTCTGATCTCGTCCTATCTGCCCGAAGTCTATGAACTTGCGGATCGGCTGCACGTCTTCAGGCGTGGCCAGCTGGTGGCAAGCCACGACTTCCATGCGGCGACACATGAAGAAGTGCTGAGCGAAGCGATCGGCGTCTAA
- a CDS encoding NAD(P)H-dependent flavin oxidoreductase: MTHGPPPILTGNLRLPVVASPLFIISHPALTLAQCKAGVIGAFPALNARPESQLDEWLAMITEDLAAHNAAHPDRPAAPFAVNQIVHMSNKRLEHDLGLCVKYKVPIVISSLGAVPEVNAAVHSYGGIVLHDVINNRHANSAIRKGADGLIAVAAGAGGHAGTLSPFALVQEIREWFDGPLLLAGAIANGGAILAAQAMGADMAYIGTPFIATAEARASEAYKQAIVEGAASDIVYSNYFTGVHGNYLKPSITAVGLDPDNLPAADPSKMNFEQAVGGAKAWKDIWGSGQGISAIKAVEPVAALVDRLKTEYDGARARLLT; encoded by the coding sequence GTGACACATGGCCCTCCCCCGATCTTGACAGGAAACCTCCGGCTCCCGGTCGTGGCATCGCCGCTTTTCATCATTTCCCATCCTGCCTTGACGCTCGCGCAGTGCAAGGCCGGCGTCATCGGCGCTTTCCCGGCCCTCAACGCACGACCGGAAAGCCAGCTCGACGAGTGGCTGGCCATGATTACGGAGGACCTTGCCGCCCACAATGCCGCGCATCCTGACCGCCCTGCCGCACCCTTTGCCGTCAACCAGATCGTTCACATGTCCAACAAGCGACTGGAACACGATCTCGGCCTCTGTGTGAAATACAAGGTACCGATCGTGATTTCGTCGCTCGGCGCCGTCCCCGAGGTGAATGCGGCCGTGCATTCCTATGGCGGCATCGTTCTTCACGACGTCATCAACAACCGCCACGCCAACTCGGCCATTCGCAAGGGTGCCGACGGATTGATCGCCGTCGCGGCCGGCGCTGGTGGCCATGCCGGCACATTATCGCCGTTTGCGCTGGTGCAGGAAATTCGCGAATGGTTCGACGGACCGTTGCTGCTCGCCGGCGCAATCGCCAACGGCGGTGCAATCCTCGCGGCACAGGCAATGGGCGCCGACATGGCCTATATCGGCACCCCCTTCATCGCCACCGCGGAGGCGCGCGCATCCGAGGCTTACAAGCAGGCGATCGTCGAGGGCGCGGCCAGCGACATCGTCTATTCCAACTACTTTACCGGCGTGCATGGCAATTATCTCAAGCCATCGATCACCGCGGTTGGCCTCGACCCCGACAACCTGCCAGCCGCAGACCCCTCGAAAATGAACTTCGAGCAGGCCGTCGGCGGCGCAAAAGCCTGGAAGGACATCTGGGGCAGCGGCCAGGGCATCTCCGCCATCAAGGCCGTGGAACCCGTCGCCGCCCTCGTCGATCGCCTCAAGACGGAGTATGATGGCGCTCGTGCGCGGCTCCTCACCTGA